In Nostoc sp. CENA543, a single genomic region encodes these proteins:
- a CDS encoding DUF732 domain-containing protein: MNIQKGISFALLMLLCGCSGVNTSNVSTQTTPASQTTPTEEATPSSQTTPTEETTPPSENTSVPSSENKQLNQTDLAFIADIESFARNNGTTFSDVTPEQNVKTARDICTGVKNNGASTAIKTFFNAITTQNPNLTEGEKSALGYIFSASVKYYCPQYLPDVRNFLANEKAPS; this comes from the coding sequence ATGAATATTCAAAAAGGAATAAGTTTTGCCCTGTTGATGCTTTTATGTGGATGCAGTGGAGTTAATACTTCTAATGTCTCCACACAAACAACACCTGCTAGCCAAACCACACCTACCGAAGAAGCAACACCTTCCAGCCAAACCACACCTACCGAAGAAACAACACCTCCAAGTGAAAATACATCCGTGCCATCATCAGAAAATAAACAACTTAATCAAACCGATTTAGCATTTATTGCTGATATTGAATCTTTTGCTCGCAATAATGGCACAACCTTTTCCGATGTGACTCCCGAACAAAATGTGAAAACTGCTCGTGATATTTGTACCGGAGTCAAAAATAATGGCGCAAGCACAGCTATCAAAACCTTTTTTAACGCTATAACAACTCAAAATCCTAACTTAACAGAAGGCGAAAAATCCGCACTGGGATATATATTTAGTGCATCAGTCAAATATTATTGTCCCCAGTATCTTCCTGATGTACGTAATTTTCTAGCTAACGAAAAAGCTCCTAGCTAA
- a CDS encoding metallophosphoesterase — protein sequence MKLKKLLGVLILFLLFSVSAVFVSATNAQPPFNFPGRNPRSFDFALIGDIPYDARQEIEFQKLIKDINKSLVSFVIHDGDFKSGSSLCSDELFYQRYREFNEFRHPLIYIFGDNEWTDCHRPAAGGFDSIERLAKLREIFTKSDRSLGRKTIKLNRQSDELAYSKFRENVYWTKNDILFAGIHVVGSNNNLGRNAANDLEYAERNAANLAWLKKAFATAKAKNYLGMVVIIHANPNNFSVPANAQQNGFSDFINTLKAELKEYSKPVMIVNGDTHYFRIDKPLNIDTPPNTVVTNFTRVETFGDPNVQWLRVTVDPKNPHLFEVNKEILPVE from the coding sequence ATGAAATTGAAAAAACTACTGGGAGTCTTAATTCTCTTTTTACTATTTAGTGTTTCTGCGGTTTTTGTATCCGCAACAAACGCACAACCACCATTTAATTTTCCTGGACGTAACCCAAGAAGTTTTGATTTTGCACTCATTGGTGACATACCATATGATGCACGGCAAGAAATAGAATTTCAGAAATTAATCAAGGATATCAATAAATCTTTGGTGAGTTTTGTAATTCATGACGGAGATTTTAAAAGTGGTTCTAGTCTCTGTTCTGATGAGCTGTTTTATCAGCGATATCGAGAATTTAATGAATTTAGACATCCTCTCATTTATATATTTGGTGATAATGAGTGGACAGATTGTCATCGTCCTGCCGCAGGTGGATTTGATTCCATTGAAAGATTAGCAAAACTACGTGAAATCTTTACTAAAAGTGACAGAAGCTTAGGACGAAAAACAATCAAGCTTAATCGCCAAAGTGATGAACTGGCGTATAGTAAATTCCGTGAAAATGTCTACTGGACTAAGAATGATATTCTCTTTGCAGGTATCCACGTTGTTGGTAGTAACAACAACTTAGGACGCAATGCAGCCAATGATTTAGAGTACGCTGAACGTAACGCTGCTAATTTAGCTTGGTTAAAGAAAGCATTTGCCACAGCTAAAGCTAAAAACTACTTGGGAATGGTGGTTATTATTCATGCTAATCCCAATAACTTTAGTGTTCCAGCCAATGCACAGCAAAATGGCTTTAGTGATTTTATCAACACTTTAAAGGCTGAATTAAAAGAGTATAGTAAGCCTGTCATGATTGTTAACGGAGATACCCATTATTTTCGCATTGACAAACCCTTAAATATTGATACACCACCCAATACAGTTGTCACTAACTTTACTCGTGTGGAAACCTTTGGCGATCCCAATGTTCAATGGTTAAGAGTCACTGTTGATCCTAAAAATCCGCATCTCTTTGAAGTTAATAAAGAGATTCTTCCTGTAGAATAA